From one Ignavibacteria bacterium genomic stretch:
- a CDS encoding acyl-CoA dehydrogenase family protein has translation MLDYYNINELLSDEEKLVRDTVRDFVRAEVLPIIERHAREGSFPMHLVEKIGELGLFGITLPQEYGCAALNNICYGLAMQELEYGDSGIRSFASVQSSLVMYPIFTYGSDEQKSRWLPKLATGEAIGCFGLTEPDYGSNPGGMITTARRSEGGFVLNGAKMWITNGTLADVAVVWAKLDGVVRGFLVEKGTKGFTAPEMKGKHSLRASVTSELVFQDAEIPAENILPGVEGLRGPLSCLTQARYGIAWGVIGAATACYESSLNYTKSRITFGKPIAGYQLIQDKLAYMVTEITKAQLLAVQLGKLKDQGTMRPQQVSLAKRNNCEVALNIARIARELHGANGILDEYPIMRHAANLESVKTYEGTHEMHTLILGHDVTGLAAFSG, from the coding sequence ATGCTGGACTACTACAATATCAACGAATTGCTGTCAGACGAAGAAAAGCTGGTTCGCGATACCGTACGCGATTTCGTCCGTGCCGAGGTTCTGCCCATTATCGAACGGCATGCGCGCGAGGGGTCGTTCCCAATGCACCTGGTTGAGAAAATCGGTGAGCTTGGGCTGTTTGGTATCACACTCCCGCAAGAATACGGGTGCGCAGCACTGAACAATATCTGCTACGGACTTGCCATGCAGGAACTTGAGTACGGCGACAGCGGCATCCGCAGCTTTGCGTCGGTACAAAGTTCGCTGGTCATGTACCCCATCTTCACGTACGGCTCCGATGAACAGAAGTCCCGATGGCTTCCAAAATTGGCAACCGGTGAAGCTATTGGTTGCTTTGGACTTACCGAGCCTGACTATGGGTCGAATCCGGGTGGCATGATAACAACAGCCCGAAGGTCGGAAGGGGGCTTTGTATTAAATGGCGCCAAGATGTGGATTACAAATGGTACGCTTGCCGATGTAGCCGTGGTGTGGGCCAAATTAGATGGCGTGGTACGCGGCTTTCTTGTAGAAAAAGGAACAAAGGGGTTCACGGCTCCCGAAATGAAGGGCAAGCATTCATTACGTGCGTCTGTCACAAGTGAATTGGTTTTCCAGGATGCCGAAATTCCTGCCGAAAATATACTGCCCGGGGTTGAAGGTCTGCGCGGACCTCTGTCATGTCTTACTCAAGCCCGCTATGGCATTGCATGGGGAGTTATTGGCGCGGCTACGGCTTGCTATGAGTCGTCACTGAACTACACAAAAAGCAGGATTACATTTGGTAAGCCGATTGCCGGATATCAGTTGATTCAGGACAAGCTTGCTTACATGGTAACTGAAATTACTAAAGCACAGCTTCTCGCGGTGCAACTCGGAAAACTGAAAGATCAGGGTACAATGCGTCCGCAGCAAGTCTCGCTGGCAAAACGCAATAACTGTGAGGTGGCCCTGAATATCGCTCGAATTGCCCGGGAGCTTCATGGCGCTAATGGTATTCTTGATGAGTACCCGATTATGAGGCATGCCGCAAACCTTGAAAGCGTGAAAACGTACGAGGGAACACATGAAATGCATACGCTGATTCTTGGACACGATGTAACAGGACTTGCCGCATTCTCGGGTTAA
- the nusA gene encoding transcription termination factor NusA yields MAKRKVKQKVDNKKLIIDAFAEMAREKSIDRDLLQGIVEETLKVMVRKKYGENANFDCIVNMDKGDIEIYLMKEVVEVVEDPETQISQELVKEETGDTLDIGDEFIQEITLENISDSFGRRLVSQAIQNLNQRIRDVEKDNIYEEYSKRVGEVIIGEIYQVRPNNILVMHNKIEMRLPREEQIPTERLKKNQQIKAILKEVRRSGGATGLPDLILSRSDDSFMARLFEQEIPEIYDGIIEIKSIAREPGERAKVAVTSFDERVDPVGACVGMKGIRIHAIVRELSNENIDIIEYTDDTRLYIARSLSPAKVRDVQIDAENRQATVVVPDDQVSLAIGRNGVNVRLASKLTGYSLSLVKEGAEDIELFEFRDEIGADLYDLLIHEGIDTAREFLEADPVVLLRLLPKERILELRSVIHEEFDEREDPRWLRMLDEAENPGSADETTTTETDDDISEAYAEDTPLIDDSMDNEADEDGNEEPVQDDTDNTTEE; encoded by the coding sequence ATGGCAAAGCGTAAAGTCAAACAAAAGGTCGACAATAAAAAGCTCATTATAGATGCTTTTGCCGAGATGGCGCGCGAAAAAAGCATCGACCGCGACTTGCTTCAAGGTATCGTGGAAGAAACGCTCAAAGTAATGGTTCGCAAAAAGTACGGCGAGAATGCAAACTTCGACTGTATCGTAAACATGGATAAGGGTGATATAGAAATCTACCTAATGAAGGAAGTTGTTGAGGTTGTTGAAGATCCCGAAACTCAAATTTCGCAGGAACTGGTGAAGGAGGAAACGGGTGATACTCTGGACATTGGTGATGAGTTTATTCAGGAAATCACGCTTGAAAATATTTCTGACTCCTTCGGACGTCGCCTTGTATCGCAGGCAATTCAAAATCTGAATCAGCGAATTCGGGATGTTGAAAAGGACAATATTTACGAAGAATACAGTAAGCGCGTCGGCGAAGTTATTATTGGTGAAATTTATCAGGTACGCCCGAACAACATTCTGGTAATGCATAATAAGATCGAGATGCGTTTGCCCCGCGAAGAACAGATTCCAACCGAGCGGTTAAAGAAAAACCAGCAAATCAAGGCTATCCTGAAAGAAGTACGGCGCTCCGGTGGTGCAACAGGTCTTCCTGATCTGATCCTTTCGAGAAGTGACGACTCGTTTATGGCTCGCCTATTCGAACAGGAAATTCCGGAGATTTATGATGGCATCATTGAAATCAAGTCTATTGCCCGCGAACCGGGTGAGCGTGCAAAGGTGGCCGTGACCAGCTTTGATGAGAGGGTGGATCCCGTAGGCGCATGCGTGGGAATGAAGGGAATCCGGATTCATGCTATTGTGCGTGAATTAAGCAATGAGAATATCGACATTATTGAGTATACCGACGACACGAGGCTCTATATTGCAAGATCACTATCACCCGCAAAAGTGCGTGATGTTCAGATTGATGCCGAAAACCGGCAGGCTACTGTTGTAGTGCCCGACGATCAGGTATCGCTTGCCATTGGCCGGAACGGCGTAAATGTCCGCCTTGCCTCTAAGCTTACCGGTTACTCGCTATCGCTGGTTAAAGAGGGTGCCGAAGATATAGAGCTTTTTGAATTCCGTGATGAGATTGGAGCCGACCTGTACGATCTTCTGATCCACGAAGGCATTGATACTGCACGCGAATTTCTTGAGGCAGATCCGGTTGTACTGTTGCGGCTGTTGCCCAAGGAACGTATTCTTGAGCTGAGGTCGGTGATTCACGAGGAGTTTGACGAGCGTGAAGACCCACGCTGGCTGCGTATGCTGGATGAAGCAGAAAATCCAGGTTCTGCTGACGAGACCACAACGACTGAAACAGATGATGATATCAGTGAGGCATATGCAGAAGATACCCCGTTAATTGATGATAGCATGGATAATGAAGCTGACGAGGACGGGAATGAAGAACCTGTTCAGGATGATACGGACAACACCACAGAGGAATAA
- the infB gene encoding translation initiation factor IF-2 → MAPSGNKLFKVAAQINISKDAIVDYLVSKGFEIQNKPTAILTDEMFDLVVDKFAKELKVAEKQRAKVQRQQAVRKTLLEGGGTVSIDALSETEQHLPQPAAPAESRGIAEQTDHAVHHPAEDTVTQKVSKSQTEADLQPEPGPQAPAEIADPQEGYEAKDNNDTTPVADVETEDQLVPAKTKKAKGPAVGEVIDLDSIGKAPAPAEPEPAAEAVTDEQPAQQTGTTSETAAVPETQVSEPKQPDEGTPETLKQDAETAAPADAAPTSEPDEKRKRKRKGVIEVDYKPGTAPKLRGLTVLGKIDVQKKEERPKRTKEEARAAREKTGPGSGRGGKKQQSDGQRQHTPGSQQRQRPQNTQGSNFVIQPASPPAGSSSKPGGRQDDRKKKGRGTKEQFSEGDVARAIRQTLSGMEDRSTSVGRSRIKQKKRAVREEREAIRQEEAARESTILQLSEFVTTGDLANLMRVTAADIIMKCMGLGLMVSINQRLDKETIELIASDYGFTVEFLDDQAEVEVVEDADAPEDLKPRSPIVTIMGHVDHGKTSLLDYIRHANVVAGEAGGITQHIGAYRVNVAGGRHITFLDTPGHEAFTAMRARGAQVTDIVVLVVAADDSVMPQTIEAISHAQAANVPMVIAINKIDKPDANPEKIKQQLADHNVLVEEWGGKYQSVALSARSGLNVDNLLEKILLEADLLDLKANPDRAARATVIEAHVDKGRGNVVTVIVQKGTLSVGDIFVCGQFAGRVRAMTDERGNKVDDATPSMPVQVTGFDGLPNAGDVLMEMETDSEAREVASRRQQLRREQQFRGMRHMTLDDISAQIQQGGVKELRLVVKADVSGSLEALSDSLLKLSTPEVKVRILYRSVGAVTESDVMLAAASDAVIVGFQVTVSGSIRKLAEAENVDVRLYSIIYDCINEIQLALEGLLTPDIKEEITATVEVRQLFKISKLGTIAGCYVQNGTINRNDRVRVLRDGFEIFKGTLASLRRVKEDVREVVTGYECGINIQGFNDLTEGDIIEAYKTVEIKRKLT, encoded by the coding sequence ATGGCCCCCTCAGGCAACAAATTATTTAAAGTAGCAGCACAGATTAATATCAGTAAGGATGCTATTGTTGATTATCTGGTTTCGAAGGGTTTCGAAATTCAGAATAAGCCAACGGCTATCCTTACTGACGAGATGTTTGATCTGGTTGTTGACAAGTTTGCCAAAGAGCTTAAAGTTGCCGAAAAGCAACGTGCCAAGGTACAACGGCAGCAAGCCGTCAGGAAAACCTTGTTAGAAGGGGGCGGAACTGTTTCCATTGATGCCCTTTCCGAAACCGAACAACATCTGCCGCAACCTGCTGCACCGGCGGAAAGCCGTGGTATAGCCGAGCAGACGGACCATGCCGTCCATCATCCCGCTGAAGACACGGTAACGCAGAAGGTTTCGAAATCGCAGACAGAGGCTGATCTACAACCGGAGCCCGGGCCGCAAGCACCGGCCGAGATCGCTGATCCTCAAGAAGGTTACGAAGCAAAGGATAACAACGATACAACACCGGTTGCAGATGTCGAAACCGAAGATCAGTTAGTACCAGCCAAAACGAAAAAAGCCAAAGGGCCTGCTGTTGGTGAGGTAATCGATCTGGATTCGATTGGAAAAGCACCGGCACCGGCAGAACCGGAACCGGCAGCCGAAGCAGTTACCGATGAACAACCCGCACAGCAAACCGGTACCACTTCGGAGACTGCTGCCGTGCCTGAAACTCAGGTATCTGAACCGAAGCAACCGGATGAAGGCACTCCCGAAACACTGAAACAGGATGCTGAAACGGCTGCTCCGGCTGATGCCGCACCGACATCAGAGCCGGATGAAAAGCGTAAGCGTAAGCGTAAGGGTGTTATCGAAGTTGATTACAAGCCGGGTACTGCTCCCAAATTGCGGGGCCTGACCGTGCTTGGCAAGATTGACGTTCAGAAGAAAGAGGAACGCCCAAAACGAACCAAGGAAGAAGCACGAGCGGCCAGAGAGAAAACCGGACCCGGTTCCGGACGCGGCGGGAAAAAGCAGCAGTCCGACGGACAACGTCAGCATACTCCGGGATCACAGCAACGCCAGCGACCACAAAACACGCAGGGCTCCAACTTTGTTATTCAGCCCGCATCGCCACCTGCAGGAAGTTCCAGTAAACCGGGAGGCAGACAGGACGATCGGAAGAAGAAGGGGCGCGGCACCAAGGAGCAATTCAGCGAAGGCGACGTAGCACGCGCAATCCGGCAAACACTGTCGGGCATGGAGGACAGAAGTACGTCCGTTGGAAGATCCCGAATCAAACAAAAGAAACGTGCCGTTCGCGAAGAGCGCGAAGCAATCCGGCAGGAAGAAGCTGCCCGCGAAAGTACAATACTGCAACTTTCAGAATTCGTGACCACCGGCGACCTTGCCAATCTGATGAGGGTTACCGCTGCCGATATCATTATGAAATGTATGGGGCTGGGACTGATGGTGTCTATCAACCAGCGCCTTGATAAAGAAACTATCGAACTTATAGCCTCCGATTATGGTTTTACCGTTGAGTTTCTCGACGACCAGGCCGAGGTTGAAGTTGTTGAAGATGCTGATGCTCCCGAAGATCTTAAACCGCGCTCCCCAATTGTTACCATCATGGGTCACGTAGACCACGGGAAAACTTCGTTGCTGGATTACATCCGGCATGCCAACGTGGTTGCCGGCGAAGCGGGAGGCATTACCCAGCATATCGGCGCCTATCGCGTCAATGTTGCCGGTGGACGTCACATCACGTTTTTAGATACACCGGGCCACGAAGCTTTTACAGCCATGCGTGCCCGTGGCGCACAGGTTACAGACATTGTGGTGCTTGTTGTTGCCGCCGATGATAGTGTGATGCCACAAACTATTGAAGCTATCTCACACGCTCAGGCAGCCAACGTCCCAATGGTCATTGCAATTAACAAAATTGATAAACCCGATGCAAACCCTGAAAAGATTAAACAACAACTTGCCGATCATAATGTGCTTGTAGAAGAGTGGGGTGGCAAATACCAATCTGTTGCATTGTCAGCCCGCAGTGGTCTAAATGTTGATAACCTCCTTGAAAAGATCCTTCTTGAAGCAGACCTGCTGGACCTAAAAGCAAATCCCGATCGGGCGGCACGTGCTACGGTTATCGAAGCCCACGTAGACAAGGGACGCGGTAACGTGGTTACGGTCATTGTTCAAAAAGGGACACTCTCGGTAGGCGACATCTTTGTATGCGGACAGTTTGCAGGGCGCGTTCGTGCCATGACTGATGAACGTGGCAACAAGGTTGATGATGCTACACCCAGTATGCCGGTACAGGTTACAGGCTTTGACGGTCTGCCGAACGCCGGTGATGTGCTCATGGAAATGGAAACAGACTCCGAAGCCCGTGAAGTGGCAAGCCGCCGGCAGCAATTGCGCAGAGAACAGCAGTTCCGTGGCATGAGGCACATGACGTTGGATGATATCTCTGCACAAATTCAGCAAGGCGGCGTTAAAGAGCTGCGTCTGGTTGTAAAGGCTGATGTGAGCGGATCACTTGAAGCACTTTCTGACTCACTGCTTAAGCTAAGTACCCCCGAAGTGAAAGTTCGTATTCTATACCGCAGTGTTGGTGCAGTAACGGAGAGCGATGTGATGCTGGCAGCCGCATCGGATGCCGTTATCGTAGGCTTCCAGGTTACGGTGTCGGGCAGTATTCGAAAACTTGCAGAAGCCGAAAACGTTGATGTTCGGTTGTACTCTATTATCTACGACTGCATTAACGAAATTCAACTTGCACTCGAAGGCCTGCTTACACCCGATATCAAGGAAGAAATTACCGCAACAGTCGAGGTACGCCAGCTGTTCAAGATTTCAAAGCTTGGTACCATTGCCGGATGCTATGTACAAAACGGTACTATAAACAGAAATGACAGGGTACGGGTATTGCGTGACGGTTTTGAAATCTTTAAAGGTACCCTTGCCTCGTTACGACGCGTGAAAGAAGACGTACGCGAAGTAGTTACCGGTTATGAATGCGGTATCAATATCCAGGGATTCAACGATCTTACCGAAGGCGATATTATTGAAGCCTATAAGACTGTTGAGATTAAGCGAAAACTGACGTGA
- the rbfA gene encoding 30S ribosome-binding factor RbfA: MSIRTQRVAAEIQKALSGPLQDIAHEIHAGFITVTEIRMSPDLQLARVFLSVYGGTASAGEAVDFIEREEAGRLRHHLARTVRLRYVPQLKFYIDDSLDRAIRIHAILDSVKPKNDDNSEH; encoded by the coding sequence ATGTCGATTCGCACACAAAGAGTAGCAGCGGAAATTCAAAAGGCTCTGTCGGGCCCGCTGCAGGATATTGCCCACGAGATACATGCCGGATTCATTACCGTAACTGAAATCCGGATGAGTCCTGACCTCCAGCTTGCACGCGTCTTTCTTAGCGTGTATGGCGGAACTGCGAGTGCCGGCGAAGCTGTTGACTTTATTGAACGTGAAGAAGCCGGACGTTTGCGGCATCATCTGGCGCGAACGGTTCGACTGCGCTATGTACCGCAGTTGAAATTTTATATCGATGACTCGCTGGATCGTGCAATACGAATTCACGCAATCCTGGATAGTGTTAAGCCAAAAAACGATGATAACAGCGAACACTGA
- the truB gene encoding tRNA pseudouridine(55) synthase TruB, whose amino-acid sequence MITANTEWPVLCAQLCAHQDAFAEWASRARTDGAVAYLDKPEGWTSFDCVARLRSTLKQRRVGHAGTLDPLATGVLVICLGKATKAVRQYQETTKTYTVVGKLGATTPTDDRGSAEEVNPQATIRMQEISAPEIADALQEFVGEQVQIPPTYSAIKHSGKPQYTLARNGREFVVRPRIISIYSITDVTVSLPFVSLTMECSSGTYVRSVIRDLGAKLGVGGYVWQLRRTRVGEVYERQTITMQTYNTLVTTSEVYS is encoded by the coding sequence ATGATAACAGCGAACACTGAGTGGCCGGTTTTGTGCGCGCAGCTGTGCGCACATCAGGATGCCTTTGCGGAATGGGCTTCCCGTGCCCGGACCGATGGTGCCGTTGCTTATCTTGATAAGCCGGAGGGCTGGACGAGTTTTGATTGTGTTGCCCGACTTCGGTCAACACTAAAGCAACGTCGTGTAGGCCATGCAGGTACCCTGGATCCGCTGGCTACAGGTGTACTGGTGATTTGCCTGGGCAAAGCCACAAAGGCAGTCCGACAGTACCAGGAAACAACAAAAACCTATACGGTAGTTGGAAAGCTTGGTGCCACCACCCCTACCGATGACCGGGGGAGTGCCGAAGAAGTGAATCCCCAGGCCACCATACGAATGCAGGAAATATCTGCCCCGGAGATTGCAGATGCTCTGCAGGAATTTGTCGGCGAGCAGGTGCAAATCCCGCCAACCTACTCGGCAATTAAACATTCGGGAAAGCCGCAATACACTCTTGCTCGCAACGGTAGGGAATTCGTGGTACGTCCGCGGATAATCAGTATTTATAGCATTACTGATGTAACGGTATCGCTTCCCTTTGTTAGCCTTACCATGGAATGTAGTTCCGGTACCTACGTTCGATCGGTCATCCGTGACCTTGGAGCAAAACTGGGTGTAGGTGGCTATGTATGGCAGCTGCGCCGTACGCGTGTTGGTGAGGTTTATGAGAGACAGACAATTACAATGCAAACCTATAACACCCTGGTAACGACGTCGGAGGTGTACTCATGA
- a CDS encoding bifunctional riboflavin kinase/FAD synthetase: protein MNVVTLGTDMLPFNSNSAVTVGTFDGVHLGHQSIISRMHRWAADKNGRLVVVTFEPHPQIVLQKPGKAPVQLLTTLSERLRLLEQYQVHTVIVIPFSIQFAATPPMEFVQNVLVNGIGVSRMFVGHDHMFGKDRQGNEELLEKLGAELNFDVEPVPAFELDGVVVSSTKIRNALAQGNVTEAEIWLGRPYSLSGTVVHGDGRGSGIGFPTANIQVNHSNKLVPNSGVYAVTAQVDSMQFKAVANLGFRPTFGDNGHHAIEVHLLDITENLYDREITIQFLQRLRPEVKFDSVNSLVAQIQTDIKQTQTYFQTHNVRISL from the coding sequence ATGAACGTTGTAACGCTTGGTACGGATATGCTGCCATTTAACAGTAATAGCGCTGTAACCGTTGGTACATTCGACGGAGTACACCTGGGGCATCAAAGCATCATTAGCCGAATGCATCGCTGGGCAGCCGATAAGAATGGCCGACTCGTTGTAGTTACCTTCGAGCCGCATCCGCAAATCGTGTTGCAGAAGCCTGGTAAAGCCCCGGTTCAGCTTCTGACTACACTGTCGGAGAGACTCCGCTTGCTTGAACAGTACCAAGTACACACCGTTATCGTAATACCGTTTAGCATCCAGTTTGCAGCTACACCACCAATGGAGTTTGTTCAAAATGTTTTGGTGAACGGTATTGGGGTTAGCCGCATGTTTGTTGGACACGACCACATGTTCGGCAAGGACAGACAGGGAAACGAGGAACTTCTGGAAAAACTTGGTGCTGAGCTGAATTTTGACGTAGAACCAGTGCCGGCTTTCGAGTTAGACGGGGTGGTAGTTAGCAGTACGAAAATTCGAAATGCTCTGGCCCAGGGTAATGTTACTGAAGCTGAGATTTGGCTTGGCCGACCCTATTCGCTTTCGGGTACAGTAGTTCATGGCGATGGCCGTGGAAGTGGTATCGGATTCCCGACCGCGAATATTCAGGTTAACCACTCAAACAAGTTAGTGCCGAATAGTGGGGTTTATGCTGTAACTGCACAGGTGGACTCCATGCAATTCAAGGCAGTGGCAAACCTGGGGTTCCGCCCTACGTTTGGCGATAACGGACATCATGCAATTGAAGTCCATCTTCTGGACATCACCGAGAATCTGTATGACAGGGAAATCACGATTCAGTTTTTACAAAGGCTGCGGCCTGAAGTGAAATTTGATTCGGTTAACAGCCTGGTTGCACAAATTCAAACAGATATTAAACAGACACAAACCTATTTTCAAACTCACAATGTAAGGATATCATTATGA
- the rpsO gene encoding 30S ribosomal protein S15, whose amino-acid sequence MMITKERKAEIVKQFGSGPNDTGKPEVQIALLTEHIADLSKHCEANKKDHHSRRGLIMLVSKRKTLLAYLAGRDITRYRSLIATLGLRK is encoded by the coding sequence ATTATGATCACAAAGGAGCGTAAAGCCGAGATCGTGAAGCAATTCGGCAGCGGTCCAAACGATACCGGTAAGCCGGAAGTGCAAATCGCTTTACTCACCGAGCATATTGCCGACCTGTCGAAGCACTGCGAGGCAAATAAAAAAGATCACCACAGCAGACGTGGCCTGATTATGCTTGTAAGTAAACGTAAAACATTGCTTGCATACCTGGCGGGACGCGACATTACCCGCTACCGTTCGCTGATAGCTACACTTGGCTTGCGTAAGTAA
- the pnp gene encoding polyribonucleotide nucleotidyltransferase, whose product MHTVKRTINGKELSLETGRFAKLASGSVMVRYADTMVLVTAVASADAKPDIDFLPLTCEYREKHASSGKIPGGFFRREGRPTNKEILSSRLIDRPCRPMFPKGWRNDTQVIATVYSFDMQNEPDVLAMLGASAALMTSDIPFNGPIAGVRVGRTNGEFIVNPTIDQLKESDLEIMVAGTENSIVMVEGASSEISEDDFVAAMEFAHGWIKELVAMQRELMALVQPVKRDVPNAEPPAELVTAIEGAITAKIASQIRNSSTKEERSAFRSEIKTLAQEAVAAVVAANEEAYQGINTDKVLSAIVKSIEAREMREMILSEGKRLDGRGTTNIRPITCELGILPRPHGSALFTRGETQSLTTVTLGTKTDNQLIDGLLPTYERRYMLHYNFPPFSTGETGRFGFTSRRETGHGDLAERALEPFIPSEEDFPYTIRVVSDILESNGSSSMATVCAGSLALFHAGVPMKKAVAGIAMGLIMEGERVAVLSDILGDEDFLGDMDFKVTGTTEGITACQMDIKIEGLSVEIMRTALEQARIGRLHILGIMNSTIATPNPELSEYAPKLTTITVPVEMIGAVIGSGGETIRGIVKETGAEINIDDDGTVTIAAVNQASADAAIARIREITRPIEEGEIYTGTVKEIREGLGAFIEIAPKKQGLLHISQLDHHRVETVAEILKVGDVLDVKLIEVQPGGKLRLSRKALIPLPEGMEARLDERRGPRTGGGGRDRDRDRGRGGRPDRERGRGRDDRRPYEGRGSRGDHRGSDSGDGHGRRHPRHDNDHGADHGGRQNESGNRPDDAGSDDSYFVG is encoded by the coding sequence ATGCATACGGTCAAACGGACCATAAACGGTAAAGAACTGTCATTAGAAACAGGCCGCTTTGCCAAGCTTGCATCGGGTTCGGTGATGGTACGGTATGCCGATACCATGGTACTGGTTACAGCAGTTGCTTCTGCTGATGCCAAGCCCGATATTGATTTCCTGCCACTTACCTGCGAATACAGAGAAAAGCACGCTTCGTCAGGTAAAATTCCCGGCGGATTCTTTCGCCGTGAAGGCAGACCCACCAACAAAGAAATCCTGTCATCGCGACTCATTGATCGCCCGTGCCGACCGATGTTCCCAAAGGGATGGCGTAACGACACACAGGTGATTGCGACAGTATATTCATTTGACATGCAGAATGAACCTGATGTGCTGGCTATGCTTGGTGCATCGGCGGCACTTATGACAAGTGATATACCCTTTAATGGTCCGATAGCCGGTGTCCGCGTTGGCCGTACCAACGGAGAATTTATCGTGAACCCTACCATTGACCAGCTTAAGGAAAGTGATCTGGAAATCATGGTGGCGGGTACCGAGAATTCCATCGTCATGGTTGAAGGCGCCAGCAGTGAAATTTCGGAAGATGATTTTGTTGCTGCAATGGAGTTTGCTCACGGCTGGATTAAAGAGTTGGTTGCTATGCAGCGCGAGCTGATGGCCTTGGTACAACCTGTTAAACGCGATGTACCGAATGCCGAGCCCCCTGCAGAACTTGTAACGGCTATCGAAGGGGCAATAACAGCGAAAATCGCAAGTCAGATTCGGAATAGCTCCACCAAGGAAGAACGCTCAGCTTTCCGGTCAGAGATTAAAACTCTTGCGCAAGAGGCCGTTGCCGCTGTTGTTGCGGCAAACGAAGAAGCATACCAGGGAATCAACACCGACAAGGTACTCTCGGCCATCGTTAAAAGTATCGAAGCACGCGAAATGCGTGAGATGATTTTGTCGGAAGGCAAGCGGCTGGATGGCAGAGGAACTACCAACATACGCCCGATTACATGTGAGTTGGGTATCCTGCCACGTCCGCACGGCAGTGCGTTGTTCACGCGCGGTGAAACACAGTCGCTAACCACTGTTACCTTGGGGACAAAGACAGATAATCAACTTATTGATGGTTTGCTGCCTACGTACGAACGCAGATACATGCTGCACTATAACTTTCCACCGTTTTCAACGGGTGAAACCGGGCGGTTTGGTTTTACCAGCCGGCGCGAAACGGGGCATGGCGATCTTGCAGAGCGTGCATTAGAACCATTTATCCCATCGGAAGAAGATTTCCCCTACACTATCCGTGTTGTCAGCGATATTCTTGAAAGTAATGGCTCCAGTTCAATGGCCACAGTCTGCGCCGGAAGTCTTGCACTTTTTCATGCTGGTGTTCCAATGAAAAAAGCAGTTGCCGGTATTGCTATGGGATTGATTATGGAAGGCGAACGCGTTGCTGTTCTTAGCGATATTCTTGGCGATGAAGACTTCCTTGGAGATATGGACTTCAAGGTGACAGGTACCACAGAGGGTATTACGGCCTGCCAGATGGATATTAAAATCGAGGGGCTGAGTGTTGAAATCATGCGTACGGCACTTGAACAAGCCCGCATTGGTCGTTTGCATATCCTGGGTATTATGAACTCTACCATTGCAACTCCAAATCCTGAGCTTTCGGAGTATGCACCAAAGCTTACAACCATTACGGTTCCGGTTGAAATGATTGGTGCAGTTATCGGCTCGGGAGGCGAAACAATTCGTGGTATTGTTAAGGAAACCGGTGCCGAGATTAATATTGATGATGATGGTACGGTTACCATTGCAGCCGTAAATCAGGCAAGTGCCGATGCTGCAATTGCCCGGATCCGAGAGATCACACGCCCAATTGAGGAAGGTGAAATTTATACCGGTACCGTGAAAGAAATTCGTGAAGGCCTGGGAGCTTTTATTGAGATTGCTCCAAAGAAACAGGGACTGTTGCATATCTCGCAACTCGACCATCATCGCGTAGAAACGGTTGCAGAGATTCTTAAAGTAGGCGATGTCCTTGATGTTAAGCTTATCGAGGTCCAACCCGGCGGGAAACTTCGGTTGTCTCGGAAAGCACTGATTCCACTTCCGGAAGGAATGGAAGCGCGTCTGGATGAACGGAGAGGACCCCGCACCGGTGGTGGTGGACGCGACCGCGACCGTGACCGCGGACGCGGAGGCCGACCCGACCGGGAACGCGGACGAGGGCGCGATGACAGACGGCCGTACGAGGGCCGCGGAAGCAGAGGAGATCACCGGGGCAGTGATTCCGGTGACGGACACGGCAGACGCCATCCACGGCACGACAACGACCATGGCGCTGACCACGGCGGACGCCAAAATGAGTCCGGCAACAGGCCTGATGATGCAGGCTCCGACGACTCCTACTTCGTTGGATAA